Within the Caldisalinibacter kiritimatiensis genome, the region TAAGTAAATACAACGCTATCAGGATGAACTCTCTTGATTCCAGTTGCTACTGCTGGAGCTCTTCCGTGAGCTGCTTCATGCATATCACAGTTAAAATAATCATATGCGAAAACTGAACATCCAACTGGTGCAACACCTATTGCTTTACCTAGTACTCCAAGTTCTTCTAATACTTCTCCCACTATTCTATGGATTATACCGTGTGTACATCCTGGACAATAGTGAAATGGCTTTGTTGTTAATCCATTAGTTCTTTCAAAAACCTTAGCCATTATTTTCACCCCCTGCAATCTTCTTAATCTCTTCAACTATGTCGTTTGGATTAGGTACCATACCACCTGTTCTTCCATGGAAGTGTACTGGTACTCTACCATTAATAGCTATCTTAACATCATCTATCATTTGACCTGTACTCATTTCTACTGTTAAAATTCCTTTAGTCTTATCGCTTATCTTTTCAAACGCTTCATCTGGGAATGGCCATAAAGTTATTGGTCTGATAAGACCTACTTTAATTCCTTCTTCTTCACATTTAGCAATAGCGTTCTTAACTACTCTTGATGTTGTACCATAAGCTACTGCTACTACATCAGCATCTTCTACATTGTATGCTTCATATCTTGTTTCATTTTGCTTAATTATTTCATGTTTCTTTTCTAATTTAAATACGTGGTCTTCTAACTCTTGTGGGTCTATGAATAAAGAGTTAATTATATTAGGATCTCTTTCACCTTTAGTTCCATCTGTAGCCCAATCTTTTGGTTTAATATCTCTTTGCTTAGGCTCTTTGAACTCAACTGGCTCCATCATTTGTCCTATCATACCATCACCGATTACCATTACAGGAATTCTGTATTGGTCAGCAACATCAAATGCTTCCATAACTAAGTCAACAGTTTCTTGTAGAGTTGATGGTGCATATACTACGTGTCTATAGTCACCATTTCCTCCACCTCTTGTTGCTTGATAATAGTCAGACTGAGCTGGTTGAATACCACCTAGACCAGGACCTCCTCTAACTATG harbors:
- a CDS encoding 3-methyl-2-oxobutanoate dehydrogenase subunit VorB; this translates as MGKILMKGNEAIGAAAIKAGCKYFFGYPITPQNELPEYMSRELPKVDGVFLQAESEVAAINMVYGAAGSGARVMTSSSSPGIALKQEGISYIAGAELPCVIVNIVRGGPGLGGIQPAQSDYYQATRGGGNGDYRHVVYAPSTLQETVDLVMEAFDVADQYRIPVMVIGDGMIGQMMEPVEFKEPKQRDIKPKDWATDGTKGERDPNIINSLFIDPQELEDHVFKLEKKHEIIKQNETRYEAYNVEDADVVAVAYGTTSRVVKNAIAKCEEEGIKVGLIRPITLWPFPDEAFEKISDKTKGILTVEMSTGQMIDDVKIAINGRVPVHFHGRTGGMVPNPNDIVEEIKKIAGGENNG